TTGATGCAACTGTTTACTACAGTCCCGCAATTTTTAAAGCAGCTGGTATTGAGGATGAATCAAAACTTCTGGCTGCTACAGTTGCTGTGGGAATCAGCAAAACAGCATTTATACTAATAGCCATCATTCTAATTGACAAAGTCGGACGAAAGCCATTGCTCTATGTGAGCACGATTGGTATGACTACATGTTTGTTTGGCGTGGGGATCACTCTACTTTTAATGAAAGAAGGATCAATTAGCATCGCGCTAGCCATACTATTCGTTTGTGGGAACGTTGCATTCTTCTCAGTGGGGATTGGTCCAGTCTGTTGGGTTTTAACATCAGAAATCTTTCCGTTAAGGGTTCGTGCTCAAGCATCAGGGCTCGGAGCAGTAGGTAATAGAATGTGCAGTGGCCTGATCGCGATGTCTTTTCTCTCTGTTTCGCGAAATATTACTGTTGGTGGAACCTTCCTAATCTTTTCAGTGACATCTTTACTATCTGTTGCATTTGTCTATAAACACGTGCCAGAAACGAAAGGCAAATCATTGGAGCAGATAGAGTTGTTGTTCCAGGATGAATATGCATTTCAAGGAGGTGAAGTGCAACTTGGAGATGTTGAACATCTAGTGCAGAAGTGAAACAAAATACACtgattgaattattttttttcatttgagtGGTGAAGTATTGGAGAGGCTATTTTCATGTGGCTATCTGGAAATGCCACTACAAGCTTCTCCTTTGGGCGACTGAGGAGAAGCCGCGGAGATCACACGATACATCTCTTACTTATAGTGAGACAGACATAAATATCGATGTCTGAGACAGGATATGTAACACGTATTTATCGAAAGAATCCCAAGTAGCAGATCCCTGTTgaacatatttcaaaatatctaTTGTTTTATTGGTTAAATGAAATGATGAAGGTTACTTCTTTGGCTGCAAAGTTACAATACACCAATCTACTAAAATGATGCATCCTGTCTATGCCTATTGTTTGATTTGCAAAACTCTACACACATTCCTCCACCAATGACTTAGGAAACAAGAAATATGGTAATACTGTATACAATAGACtcttgtggcactatccaactTTAGCGCACCAAATTTCCTTTTTCGTCTACTTCAAAAACTTGGATAAGCGCGATCTATTAGTAATAATCATGAGCCATAAGTCATGACTGTGCAAGTTGAAAAGTCCCTTTATGGTCTGAAATAAGCTTCTCGGCCAATACTTACAAGTCTCTTCAGGACTTTTGGTCACATAAAACTAGTTTAGTATGGATCTGTTTTATTTCATTGTGTTGGTACTTAATGGGAAAGGATACTGTGTTGAGCTGTATCTAGATCCCACCGTAGACAGAATGTTCGAGACGgagatttgaagtttataagtTCTGAACTTGCCATCAAACTTGATACAAATTTTAGAAAGTAAAGAAACTTTCAaattttgtggtcttaaattaTAAGCATATATGCAGATTCTGTAGTTTTAAACATATTGTgtggaaagttgaaatttaAAAGCTATcatcaaaggaaagaaacaTTTTTTCTGAAACAGacttagagaaaaataggacaaacaaattaaaacggagTATATTGCGTGTTCAAATCCAATGTGAATCTCCATTTAAACTCACAAAAAAATTGTAGTGTTATTACATACTCCGTCACTCCCTCGTTCTCTATTAATTGtttattatactaaaaatatatttcccTGTTTACTCAAGTGTCACTAATAAAGATATTTtagtaaaattaatatttaactAATGCTTTCTTAAAGATATATAAAATGCAAACTGCACAAGTAAAGAAAACATAGAAAGTACTATTTTTGTGGTAGTGAGATGCaaatttgatgaattacatactttaaaaaaaaaaactaactaaACTCAGTATGATATAGACAGGAAAAATTGGTTTGAAAAAAGTGGGGTCATTGGCCGTACCATGAGATCATCATCATTTCTTGATCAGAAAATGATAAGCTTAAAAATTGTTAGTAATTCttaataaaagatgaaaaatcTTAATATTGTGGTTAGCTAGATAATGATTAGGTTTAAATGTTTAATGAACATAGCAGAGTTAAAGCATGATGAACATTGATGTCATGGGGCGGCTGTTCTACTTTGATCTACACAATAGAAAATTAGTAATTCACATGCCAATCTTCGAATGCGCACATAATAAATACGGATTTAATGTTATTGTTCCTAAATCAATAAATTCCACTCTAATATGATAATCCACAAAttacacaaaaaaatataaatcactCGCACAAAATAAAGTCCATTTCAGTATAATAGCTCGCAAATTACATAGGAAAGATAAGCACACAATGTAAACTCTGCTCCAGTGTGATAACACGCAAATCACACAGAAAAGATAAACCACACTAAGCAAATTAAAATTCCTTTGCAACTCAAAATCTCACTACTGACTATGAAACCAGATAAACTCTGCATATTTATCAAAGCATTACTTGCTTCTGTTTGGTGAAAAATTTTGTAGTTGaaatttaaaacttgaaactttgaattttttaagtttATGACTGTTTGATtattacataattttattgttgttttggcTACTTTTGCATTGTTTCTTGATTCGATTTCTCTTCATTGGCTTCTTCTTTATACCGGAATTTGTTGTACTCTTTCAGAAACAATCTGGAGGTAGAGATAGGGTCTgcatacattctaccctccccagatctcacttgtggaatttcactggatatgttgttgttgttgtgatttTTGGGTTGGAAAGTTGCGTTTGaacatgtattttacttgaaaaCACTATAGTGGAAGTCTATTTTCAGATCAAATTTCATGACCAAACACTAACTTATTTCACTCAGAAAATTCCTTGAAGGAGAATGTTTTACAGTTGGGAAATGTAATGTAATGCATAAATCTACTAATTTTTGTGTAACAAGTAAAAGGAAAGACACACACAACAAACACACACACATTCTATTTGTTATGAATTCACTCAAATTCCTTTCTACTAGCATTTTTTTTGCAGTTTTTCTTTCTTGAGAGCCTTGAACATAGCTGCAATTTCATCATAATCTGGTAGCTTAGGATGGACATATACTGGAGATGAATTTGACCGAAGAGAGTTGTCCGCGAGGTTATCCTTAGGCCTTTCAACTGGCATAGTCCTTGTCCTCAAATAAAGTTGCCCGCCAGTCATTGCTGCTGATGATGAGAATGTAAACAAACAACATTTTTGACTTTCCAAGTGATCCTTCATCGATGCATTCTTTATAGCGATGAATCTCTTCTTTTGTGGGGTGAAGATATTCATGTTGATATCAGTATCCATCTTTAATATTAAGGGAAAGAGAGGTGCTTTGAACATGAAAAGCCTCTGATCTTGGAAGTTCAAATCTTTGCTCAGAATAGACTCGAACTCCTCAACGTCTAATTGATCTGTCGTTTGCCTGGAAATAAAGCCATTCGTTCTCCAAAATTCCCTTTTTATTACAAGCTCAGGACTAGAAATTGTAGATTGAGACGAATTACTAGGCCGAGCTGAAGTTGATACTCTTTCCTGCTCATTGTTCTTGAAACATTGCACTGAATCTATAGAAGTTTCCTCAATTGCTGATGAATAATCAACAGATGCAATATTTGCTTCTGGCGCGATGTTGGAATTCTTCGATCTTTTTTCTCCATCCTTATAACCAGTTTGAGCATCATGAATGGTTTTATTTACCTGCAGTTTCAATGATATAAGTTAAAAAAGATGGTGCCTTTGATAGTAATAAGTAGACACAATACATAAACATACCCTCAAACTTGGTCTCAACTCGTCCCTACTTTGTCTCATGGACATTTGATGCTGACGTAGCACATAAATTTCGGAGGTGTCTAGATGATTATTTTGTAAATTGGAGTGTTCAACTGACACATTAGAGACGAGTTGAGGTATCTAGATTTACATTCTTGTCAGCTGACGCTAAATTTGAGTGtgtgtttatgtattatgtctaaTAAACAAGAAGCAAGATGTAGATATGccttttgttttattttctcTGTTCTTTCTCCTTTGATGCATAATTTTGATGGATTGCATAACATAATTACCTGTTCTTGTTGTGATTCATTCCTGTATTCAAGAAGCAAAGGTCCTTGTTGAAAGCAAATCCTTGCTATTTCATCCACCAATCTATATTTCACTTCATTTGAAACAGACTTTATGGACAGGTTCTCTTTTATCTGTATATTGAACGAACAACAAAATTTACAACCTTAACTATATTttgcaatttcttttttttttttttgtaaaatgtgGACAAACCTGATAGTTCACAAGATTTCCAGGAAGTAATTCAAGTGCAGATGTTTCAAATTTCTTCCCATAACGCTCGCCAAAGAGCTTCCTTATCACCGGAAGCTCTGGTAAATCGCCAAGTCTAGCTGATGCAAATACGAGACTTGACACTGCTTCATTGATGTCATTTGGACAGTCCCTGGAACAAAACAGAGATGACAATATTTATCGAGTGTTAACTTCTATACATTTTCTATCAGATCAATTAAAAGATAACTACAGGTTATACATTCCCTATCAGATCACTTAAAAGATAACTACAGGTTATACATTTTCTATCATATCACTTAAAAGATAACTATAGGTTATACATTCCCTATCAGATCACTTAAAAAATAACTACAGGTGACCATCCATATTAAAAGGATTAATAAAATTAGGCATGAAAACGCGCAATTAATTATTTCCTTACTTGTGTCTCCGGATATATGGAAGGTTAATGAGGATAAATTCACAGAAATTCTCCAATAAATCATACACTACCAACATATTATCATCCATAAATAGCTGCTCAAcctgaaaattttatttaaaaaaaaacaataaaacaGTCATCAATTTTGCAAGTTGTTATATAGACTAAAAATTCATATATCTACTAAAAAAACACGAATTTCATACGGATATTCCTATCAAAACGTAGTGAGAAATATTAGATTTTCGATAGAATGTCTGTTAAATATGTCCAATTTCCGACATATTTCCCTCCGAAAATTTCATCGTACCCTGTCAAAGACAATTTGGTAATGTCCATGTCTGAGTAGCTGCCCTAAGTCATCTTTCAATTGCTTAACAATCCAACTTCTCTTGTTCTTCAACAGCTTAAGCCGGCACTTAACTCTTTTAATCAAATTCTTACTGtcaaagaaaaaacaacaaaatGCAGTAATTACGTTAGATGCTCTGTCTAGTGATACAAattcgtaaaaaaaaaaaaaacattagcttaattttacttaattctTTGGCTAGAAATTAATCAATGATGACGAAAGGGAAATTGAAATTGTACTTACCATTTAGTAGCTTTTCTCCACCCAAAAATTACATCAAACATGTTTACAAGAATTGTATGATACAATAGATAATCTTAACGTGTCACGATAAAATTTGTTAAATGATCAACATGAGTGAACTATGTTTAGAGAATTATGGATATGGCAAGTGAATGatgaaattgaaaaaggagaaagaGCATGTGTGTTTTCACTTTTCAGTGATTTATTTATGAGCTAAAAGAGAAAgtaaaagagagaaaatattcTTATTAATATGAATAGAAACACCAGTAAtaaagattgtatttttttattttatcctttaTAATTTTAGCTTAGGGAAAAGGGGATTTGTTGAAATTAACGTAAAAATATGAGAAGCAGCTTTTAACTGCTACTCCACTATGCTCATAAGTCGTAACCATTTGCCCATGAATTTCTTATCAcgttctttaatttattttactttctacacactaaaaaaataaaaataaaaatgtgttttttaaatttttgatgtGACTATGGGTCTATATTATTTATCTTTACATTTGCCGCCCTTTAGGAAAAGATGTAAGAAGTTTAATTAGTATAATATGAGTACTTACACCAAAGGGTGAGGCATATTGATAGATAAAGTAAGTTGAGAATAATTATGTGGTTTTAGGTTCAAATTCTAGAATAGACAAAgatactaaattattttttttatatgttctACTTTGATGGCCAAAATTATGTGATATATATTGACAccacaattattttattttcttaaaagtgTTATATGAATACTTGTCTAAGTTATCCTCTACTTCCTCTTAAATGTCATAGTTtcactaattaaaaataatcatcaatttgaataaaaggtatttataataattttttcattcttctaaaacatcaaatattttaaaacaaattcaATTTAGAAAATGACTAACATTTTGAATCAAAAGGAATAATAGTTTGATAAAATTTCTAAGAAGATGTTTAACTAAacttataagttggtcaaactaatttataaatatttttagcttGTATTTATAGTCAAACgcttaaaattcaaaatcaGCCAAAATCATAAGTTTATGAACCCCATCATTTTACACCTTGTACACACTTTTGGCTTTGACAACTACCAGTGACTAGCACCAATTATTAATAGCTACTAGCACTGACCATCACCATTACCACTACAAGTCATCTCCACcgtcattaaaaaaataaatttatttacttttatcaaa
This sequence is a window from Solanum dulcamara chromosome 10, daSolDulc1.2, whole genome shotgun sequence. Protein-coding genes within it:
- the LOC129870893 gene encoding uncharacterized protein LOC129870893, translating into MFDVIFGWRKATKCKNLIKRVKCRLKLLKNKRSWIVKQLKDDLGQLLRHGHYQIVFDRVEQLFMDDNMLVVYDLLENFCEFILINLPYIRRHKDCPNDINEAVSSLVFASARLGDLPELPVIRKLFGERYGKKFETSALELLPGNLVNYQIKENLSIKSVSNEVKYRLVDEIARICFQQGPLLLEYRNESQQEQVNKTIHDAQTGYKDGEKRSKNSNIAPEANIASVDYSSAIEETSIDSVQCFKNNEQERVSTSARPSNSSQSTISSPELVIKREFWRTNGFISRQTTDQLDVEEFESILSKDLNFQDQRLFMFKAPLFPLILKMDTDINMNIFTPQKKRFIAIKNASMKDHLESQKCCLFTFSSSAAMTGGQLYLRTRTMPVERPKDNLADNSLRSNSSPVYVHPKLPDYDEIAAMFKALKKEKLQKKC